The following are encoded together in the Arcticibacterium luteifluviistationis genome:
- a CDS encoding DUF2461 domain-containing protein has protein sequence MAAIAKDTFQFLKELKANNNKDWFTENKPRYVEAKENFEAFIDELIKGISRFDPSIAHHTGKGCVFRIYRDVRFSKDKSPYKTHMGAHITAALKKSDIHSRSGYYIHIGAGECMLAGGAYMPQGDWIKAIRQEIDYNGDDLVKIIENPKFKETFGELMGESLKRPPKGFDAEHKHIDLLKRKSFLVQHDMKDNEVTKSDFLQKAVVVFETLKPLGDFLNASSK, from the coding sequence ATGGCAGCAATAGCAAAAGATACTTTTCAGTTTTTAAAAGAGTTAAAGGCCAATAATAATAAAGATTGGTTTACTGAAAATAAGCCAAGGTATGTGGAGGCCAAAGAAAATTTTGAGGCTTTTATTGATGAATTAATCAAAGGGATTTCAAGATTTGATCCTAGTATAGCTCATCACACCGGTAAAGGTTGTGTTTTTAGAATTTATAGAGACGTACGCTTTTCCAAAGATAAATCGCCTTATAAAACGCACATGGGAGCTCATATCACAGCGGCATTGAAGAAGTCTGATATACATTCTCGTTCGGGTTATTACATTCATATTGGGGCTGGCGAGTGCATGCTGGCAGGTGGAGCATATATGCCACAAGGCGATTGGATTAAAGCAATCAGACAAGAGATTGATTATAATGGAGATGATTTAGTCAAAATAATTGAGAACCCGAAGTTCAAAGAAACCTTTGGTGAATTAATGGGTGAAAGCCTTAAAAGACCACCAAAAGGTTTTGATGCAGAGCATAAACATATCGACTTATTAAAGAGGAAAAGCTTTTTGGTTCAGCATGATATGAAAGATAACGAGGTTACAAAATCTGACTTTTTACAAAAGGCCGTTGTCGTTTTTGAAACGTTAAAACCTCTGGGTGACTTTTTGAACGCTAGTTCAAAATAG
- a CDS encoding efflux RND transporter permease subunit translates to MRKVIAYFIKYPVAVNVVIAAFVIFGIIGIRSMKSSYFPLTESRIITISAIYPGASPQEIEEGVVLKIEDNLKGLVGIDRVTSVSKESSGSVVVEIEKGRDINILLAEVKNAVDRVPSFPTGMEPLVVEKTENIRETINFAISGKNLPLKTLKTIARSVENDLRAMDGVSQVEISGYPEEEIEIALREKDLLAYGITFQEVAQAVSRENILVTGGNIKTSQEEYLIRANGRTYKASDLDNLIVRSNPNGKIIRLREVADVTDRFSETPNASYYNGALSVNMAISNTNDEDLLSAADQIKEYIENYNANNENVELSVLSDASIRLNQRTDLLVENAAIGMLLVLVFLSLFLNTRLAFWVAAGLPISFLGMFIFASFFNVTINVLSLFGMIIVIGILVDDGIVIAENIYDHFEKGKSKVNAAIDGTMEVIPPIVSAIITTLLAFSTFLFLDSRIGEFFGEVSIIVILTLTVSLVEALIILPAHLAHSKALEIKDEDKERTGMSLVFSKLRGINKVGDLIINFLKSKIYLPVLTFGLRYKFLTVSVFIGLLIMTLGAVQGGIIRQTFFPNVASDRVSIKLKMEEGTNVAITDSIISYIEKKAWEVNEEYTERQGTGDQVFQNIVRTIGPGSANAGLAINLLPGELRAASSIDITNDIRERVGPVYGTELLTFGSGGNFGGSPVSVSLLGNNITELKNAKNELKAEMSRNPILKDVSDNDPKGIKEIKIKLKQTAFPLGLNTQDVMSQVRSAFFGFQAQRFQRGQDEIKVWVRYDLDNRSSINNLDKMKILTPGGQRVPFKEIADYSIARGEIAINHLDGRREIQVSADLKDAKASATDILADIQENVVPVILSKYPSVTALYEGQNRESDKLAKSAALIIPIILFLMYATIAFTFRSYGQPFLLLIMIPLSLIGIAWGHWLHDFSINILSALGIIALIGIMVNDGLVLIGKFNSYLKDGLKFDDALIKAGSSRFRAIFLTSLTTIAGLAPLIFETSRQAQFLIPMAISIAYGIAIATVLTLLFLPILLSASNSFKVGFKWLKTGKEISKEEVERAVIELKSESHAY, encoded by the coding sequence ATGAGGAAAGTAATAGCGTATTTTATAAAATACCCAGTGGCTGTCAATGTAGTGATAGCGGCTTTTGTCATCTTTGGAATTATCGGAATAAGGAGCATGAAGTCTTCGTATTTCCCATTGACAGAATCTAGAATCATTACTATTTCGGCTATTTATCCTGGAGCTTCGCCTCAGGAGATAGAAGAGGGGGTTGTCTTAAAAATTGAAGATAATCTAAAAGGACTGGTAGGAATAGACAGAGTAACTTCGGTTTCTAAAGAAAGTTCTGGTTCTGTAGTTGTTGAAATTGAAAAAGGACGTGACATCAATATTCTTTTGGCGGAGGTTAAAAATGCCGTTGATAGGGTTCCTTCGTTCCCAACTGGCATGGAGCCACTGGTGGTAGAGAAAACTGAAAATATTCGGGAGACCATAAATTTTGCAATAAGCGGAAAAAACTTACCATTAAAAACACTGAAGACTATAGCACGTAGCGTTGAGAATGATCTCAGGGCTATGGACGGAGTCTCTCAGGTAGAAATAAGTGGTTACCCAGAGGAGGAAATCGAAATTGCACTTCGTGAAAAAGATTTGCTGGCCTATGGCATTACGTTTCAGGAAGTAGCTCAGGCTGTTTCTCGGGAGAATATTCTGGTTACTGGAGGTAACATTAAAACCTCACAAGAAGAATATTTAATTAGAGCAAACGGAAGAACTTATAAAGCCAGCGATTTGGATAATCTTATAGTTAGGAGTAATCCTAATGGTAAAATTATTCGCTTGAGAGAGGTGGCTGATGTTACCGATAGATTTTCAGAAACGCCAAACGCTTCTTATTATAATGGGGCTTTATCGGTGAATATGGCTATTAGTAATACCAATGACGAAGATTTATTATCTGCAGCCGATCAGATTAAAGAATACATAGAAAATTATAATGCGAACAATGAGAATGTGGAGTTGTCAGTTTTGTCTGATGCCTCTATTAGGTTAAACCAAAGAACAGACCTTTTAGTAGAAAACGCTGCTATTGGGATGCTCTTAGTTTTGGTTTTTCTTTCACTTTTTCTAAATACTAGGTTAGCATTTTGGGTAGCGGCAGGTTTGCCTATATCCTTCTTAGGGATGTTTATTTTTGCCTCCTTTTTTAATGTTACCATAAACGTATTGTCTCTTTTCGGGATGATTATCGTAATCGGTATCTTGGTGGATGATGGAATTGTTATTGCAGAAAATATCTATGACCATTTTGAAAAAGGGAAAAGTAAGGTTAACGCTGCTATTGATGGTACCATGGAAGTAATTCCACCTATTGTATCTGCCATTATTACTACTTTATTGGCCTTTAGTACTTTCTTGTTTTTGGATAGTAGAATAGGAGAGTTCTTTGGTGAAGTTTCTATTATTGTGATTTTGACCTTAACGGTTTCTTTAGTAGAAGCTCTTATCATTTTACCTGCTCACTTGGCTCATTCAAAAGCTCTAGAAATAAAAGATGAAGACAAAGAGAGAACTGGAATGTCATTGGTTTTTTCTAAACTGAGAGGTATTAATAAGGTTGGAGATTTAATAATCAATTTCTTAAAGAGTAAGATTTATTTACCAGTTCTTACTTTTGGTTTGAGGTATAAGTTTCTCACTGTTTCTGTTTTTATTGGTTTATTGATAATGACCCTAGGAGCGGTTCAGGGTGGAATAATAAGACAGACTTTCTTTCCAAACGTGGCATCTGACCGTGTTAGTATAAAGCTAAAAATGGAAGAGGGTACGAATGTTGCCATTACAGATTCCATCATATCTTATATAGAAAAGAAGGCTTGGGAGGTAAATGAAGAATATACAGAAAGGCAAGGTACAGGTGACCAAGTGTTCCAAAATATAGTTAGAACTATAGGGCCAGGTTCTGCTAATGCTGGATTGGCTATTAACCTACTTCCTGGGGAGTTAAGAGCAGCTTCTTCTATAGATATCACAAATGACATTAGAGAGCGTGTGGGGCCTGTTTATGGTACGGAGCTCTTAACATTTGGCTCGGGTGGTAACTTTGGCGGTAGCCCTGTATCTGTTTCTTTGTTAGGGAACAACATTACTGAACTTAAGAATGCCAAAAATGAACTGAAAGCTGAGATGTCTAGAAATCCTATATTGAAGGATGTTTCTGATAATGACCCAAAGGGTATCAAAGAAATTAAGATAAAGTTAAAGCAGACTGCATTTCCTTTGGGTTTAAATACGCAAGATGTGATGTCGCAAGTGCGTAGTGCATTTTTTGGTTTTCAAGCTCAACGTTTCCAAAGAGGACAAGACGAGATTAAAGTTTGGGTGAGGTATGATTTAGACAATAGATCGAGTATCAATAACCTTGACAAAATGAAAATTCTTACCCCTGGTGGTCAAAGAGTTCCTTTTAAAGAGATAGCTGACTATTCTATTGCAAGAGGAGAAATAGCCATTAACCACTTAGATGGAAGAAGAGAAATTCAGGTTTCAGCAGATTTAAAAGACGCTAAAGCCTCCGCCACAGATATACTGGCTGATATACAAGAAAATGTAGTTCCGGTAATTTTATCAAAATACCCAAGTGTTACTGCACTCTATGAAGGACAGAATAGAGAGTCTGATAAATTGGCAAAGTCAGCAGCCTTAATAATTCCAATTATCTTGTTTTTAATGTATGCTACCATTGCATTTACTTTTAGGTCTTACGGGCAGCCATTTTTATTATTGATAATGATTCCGTTAAGTCTTATCGGGATAGCCTGGGGTCACTGGCTGCATGATTTTTCTATAAACATTCTTTCAGCTTTAGGTATTATTGCCCTAATAGGTATTATGGTGAATGATGGACTGGTGCTAATTGGTAAGTTTAATAGTTACTTAAAAGATGGGCTAAAGTTTGATGATGCTTTAATAAAAGCGGGTAGCTCTAGATTTAGAGCCATTTTCTTAACCTCGCTTACCACAATTGCGGGTTTAGCACCATTAATTTTCGAAACCAGTAGACAGGCCCAGTTTTTAATTCCTATGGCTATAAGTATAGCCTACGGAATAGCCATAGCCACCGTTTTAACACTCTTATTCTTACCTATTTTACTTTCTGCTAGTAACAGCTTTAAAGTAGGTTTTAAATGGTTAAAAACAGGGAAAGAAATAAGCAAAGAAGAGGTAGAAAGAGCAGTAATAGAACTAAAAAGTGAGAGTCATGCGTATTAA
- a CDS encoding efflux RND transporter periplasmic adaptor subunit — protein sequence MRLAISIVLGLVLLTGSYVLYQNLADSKKPPRGQANKTTNTVFVKPVENGDSPIFIETNGTIRAQERIELFSEVQGVLKQTKKAFKPGQRYGKGEMLLEMDSQEFYSSLVAQRSILYNNIVSIMPDLKFDLPESFQPWQTYLDEFDIQGTLKELPKAQNEKEKYFINSKQIVSTYYTIKNLEERLVKYQIKAPFSGILTEALVDPGTLVRTGQKLGALINPSVFELEANINAEYLEYLKVGKRVSVSDLKGQNTWVGFVKRINGVIDPTTQTVQAFIQISGKNLTEGMFLEASVMAKTESNVLEISRSLLSTDNTVFVVENDSVLTMHAVEVIHFSDKTALVRGLKNGAYLMSKPLPGAYDGMIVKVSNQ from the coding sequence ATGAGACTAGCAATTAGCATTGTTTTAGGCCTGGTTCTTCTAACAGGGTCATATGTATTATATCAAAACCTGGCAGATAGCAAGAAGCCTCCTAGAGGACAGGCAAATAAAACCACTAATACGGTTTTTGTGAAACCTGTAGAAAATGGAGATTCTCCTATTTTCATAGAAACCAACGGAACCATTAGGGCACAAGAGCGAATTGAGCTTTTCTCAGAGGTTCAGGGTGTTTTAAAACAAACCAAGAAGGCTTTCAAACCTGGTCAAAGATATGGCAAAGGAGAAATGCTATTGGAAATGGATTCTCAGGAGTTTTACTCTAGCTTGGTAGCCCAGCGAAGTATTCTCTATAATAATATAGTCTCCATTATGCCTGATTTGAAATTTGACTTACCAGAGTCTTTTCAGCCTTGGCAAACATATTTAGACGAGTTTGATATCCAAGGAACTCTAAAAGAGTTGCCAAAGGCTCAAAATGAAAAGGAGAAATACTTTATCAACTCAAAACAGATAGTTTCTACCTACTATACCATTAAGAATTTAGAAGAAAGGTTAGTGAAGTATCAAATTAAGGCTCCTTTTTCAGGAATCTTAACGGAAGCTTTAGTAGACCCAGGTACGTTAGTTAGAACGGGTCAAAAACTTGGAGCATTAATAAATCCTTCAGTTTTTGAATTAGAAGCTAATATCAATGCAGAATACTTAGAATACCTTAAGGTAGGAAAACGAGTAAGTGTTTCAGACTTAAAAGGTCAAAATACTTGGGTAGGTTTTGTGAAAAGAATTAATGGGGTGATAGATCCAACTACACAAACGGTGCAGGCTTTTATTCAGATAAGTGGAAAAAACCTTACCGAAGGAATGTTTTTGGAAGCTTCTGTAATGGCTAAAACTGAATCAAACGTTTTAGAAATTAGCCGTTCGCTTTTGTCAACTGACAATACGGTCTTTGTGGTAGAAAATGATTCTGTACTTACCATGCATGCCGTGGAGGTAATTCACTTTTCTGACAAAACTGCTTTAGTACGTGGTTTGAAAAATGGGGCTTACTTAATGAGCAAACCATTACCAGGAGCTTATGACGGTATGATAGTTAAGGTTTCAAATCAATAA